A section of the Pristiophorus japonicus isolate sPriJap1 chromosome 4, sPriJap1.hap1, whole genome shotgun sequence genome encodes:
- the synj2bp gene encoding synaptojanin-2-binding protein, with protein MSVSKSAVRLHGKGLGFNIIGGTDHQHICNDSAIYVSKIKEDGPAALDGRLKKQDQIVAINGRELCNLTHQEAVEIFRNSGDEVTLLVLKKMRIKNNQNDESALSPLVVAVLGMTVLAMFVYVKYRRRL; from the exons ATGTCAGTATCGAAAAGTGCTGTCCGGCTTCACGGAAAAG GGCTGGGATTCAATATTATTGGAGGAACTGATCACCAGCACATTTGTAATGACAGTGCAATCTATGTAAGCAAAATTAAAGAAGATGGACCTGCAGCTCTTGATGGGCGTTTAAAGAAACAAGACCAAATCGTAGCA ATCAATGGGCGTGAGCTCTGTAACCTGACTCATCAGGAAGCAGTGGAAATATTTAGAAATTCAGGTGATGAGGTGACTCTGCTGGTTTTAaaaaag atgagAATCAAGAATAATCAAAACGACGAGTCTGCTTTATCACCACTAGTAGTGGCAGTACTGGGTATGACAGTGTTGGCAATGTTTGTATACGTGAAATATCGCCGTAGGTTATGA